The following proteins are encoded in a genomic region of Maribacter hydrothermalis:
- a CDS encoding 3D domain-containing protein — translation MIKRLSIIVILIMAVSCSDKSVDNKYNWVPLKVTATAYNSIPSQTSYEHPAITAWGDSIKPGEKWIAVSRDLLKKGLAYNTLVKIDTFEGIYTVKDKMHSRWRNRIDIYMGDNVSKAKNWGRRKITIEYAVLKDSL, via the coding sequence ATGATAAAGAGGTTATCCATAATAGTAATCTTGATAATGGCCGTTAGCTGTTCAGATAAATCTGTGGATAATAAATACAATTGGGTTCCTTTAAAAGTTACCGCAACTGCTTATAATTCTATTCCGTCACAGACTTCATATGAGCATCCGGCAATTACTGCGTGGGGAGACTCCATAAAACCAGGTGAAAAATGGATCGCGGTTTCAAGGGATCTATTAAAAAAAGGGCTTGCTTATAATACCTTGGTTAAAATAGATACTTTTGAGGGTATTTATACGGTAAAAGATAAAATGCACTCCCGATGGCGTAACCGTATTGATATTTATATGGGTGATAATGTTAGTAAAGCAAAAAATTGGGGAAGACGTAAAATTACCATTGAATATGCGGTTTTAAAGGATAGTTTATAA
- a CDS encoding N-acetylmuramoyl-L-alanine amidase, translating into MKHITYYFLLGVLLVSCTATKTIVDYPITFNEDRKILTLEYLENRYGLAQDLPQINPKMIVLHWTVIPTFKKSFEAFDPVSLPNWRPDIKDVSGLNVSSQFMVDRDGTIYQLLPETTMARHVIGLNHCAIGVENVGGTEDLPLTKAQLKSNIWLVRHLKEKYDIDYLIGHYEYTLFENHPLWLEKDDGYRTKKTDPGTDFMEKVRKSVSDLNFKELPKNISK; encoded by the coding sequence ATGAAACATATCACATATTATTTTTTGCTAGGTGTATTGCTAGTTTCTTGTACTGCTACAAAAACTATAGTTGATTATCCTATTACTTTTAATGAGGACCGCAAAATTCTAACTTTAGAATATCTTGAAAACAGGTATGGTTTAGCGCAAGATTTACCTCAAATAAATCCAAAAATGATTGTTTTGCATTGGACAGTTATTCCAACTTTTAAAAAATCTTTTGAAGCTTTTGACCCCGTATCATTGCCTAATTGGAGACCTGATATTAAGGATGTGAGTGGTTTAAATGTTTCTTCTCAGTTTATGGTAGATCGTGATGGGACTATTTATCAATTATTACCAGAAACTACCATGGCACGCCATGTTATTGGACTAAATCATTGTGCTATTGGCGTAGAAAATGTTGGCGGAACCGAAGATTTACCTTTAACTAAAGCACAATTAAAATCAAACATTTGGTTAGTTAGGCATTTAAAGGAAAAATATGATATCGATTATTTAATTGGCCATTATGAGTATACACTTTTTGAAAATCATCCATTATGGTTAGAGAAGGATGATGGCTATCGTACCAAGAAAACAGACCCTGGAACTGATTTTATGGAAAAAGTTCGTAAATCAGTATCCGATTTAAATTTTAAAGAATT